From a region of the Alnus glutinosa chromosome 1, dhAlnGlut1.1, whole genome shotgun sequence genome:
- the LOC133867255 gene encoding protein JINGUBANG: MGLLPCPLPCLTDNESESHSINPLQSESSSSSLSSQPSLPSVPSLSTSSQQHEQPTTTAHHLCIATLKAHSSYVSSLAVAGKFLCSGSSNSEIRSWARDPSGLDNSSTDNVVAISNGAVKSLVVLEDKLFSAHQDNKIRVWKIDADNPHQKYKFIAALPTLNDRFSRFFSAKNYVEVRRHKKSTWVHHVDNVSALAVSRDGSLLYSASWDRTFKIWRTSDFKCLESVGNAHDDAINAIVLSEDGFVYTGSADKKIRVWKLEQAGEKKHSLVATLEKKHKSAVNALALSTDGSILYSGACDRSILVWEKDGESRGGNDGGGHMVLVGALRGHSKAILCLAVVSDLVCSGSADKTVRIWRRGVEKSYSCLAVLEGHRRPVKCLAAAVDGNSDPSGSDSCSCFLLYSGSLDCDIKVWRVWVPFL; encoded by the coding sequence atgggacTTCTTCCATGTCCATTGCCTTGCCTCACAGACAATGAATCCGAATCTCACTCCATTAATCCCCTTCAATCAGAGTCATcatcctcttctctctcttcccaaccaagtctacCCTCTGTTCCTTCCCTCTCCACATCATCTCAACAACATGAACAACCTACTACCACTGCCCACCACCTTTGCATAGCCACCCTCAAAGCCCACTCCTCTTATGTCTCCTCTCTAGCCGTCGCTGGCAAATTCCTCTGCAGCGGCTCTTCTAACAGCGAGATACGCTCATGGGCCCGAGATCCTTCCGGGCTCGATAACAGTTCAACAGATAACGTGGTGGCTATAAGCAACGGCGCCGTTAAGTCTCTGGTAGTTTTGGAGGATAAGCTATTCAGCGCTCATCAAGATAACAAAATCCGCGTGTGGAAGATCGATGCCGATAATCCACACCAGAAGTACAAATTCATAGCCGCCCTCCCCACGCTGAATGATCGTTTTTCAAGGTTTTTCTCCGCCAAGAACTACGTAGAGGTGCGGCGACACAAGAAGAGTACGTGGGTACATCACGTTGATAATGTTTCAGCTCTTGCCGTGTCGAGAGATGGGTCTCTTCTCTACTCGGCTTCGTGGGATCGGACGTTCAAGATTTGGCGAACCTCCGATTTTAAGTGCTTGGAGTCTGTAGGGAATGCGCACGACGATGCAATCAATGCGATAGTATTGTCCGAAGATGGGTTTGTTTACACGGGTTCGGCGGATAAGAAAATCAGGGTGTGGAAGCTTGAGCAAGCGGGAGAAAAAAAGCATTCATTAGTGGCTACGTTAGAGAAGAAGCACAAGTCGGCCGTTAATGCCCTGGCTCTAAGCACCGATGGGTCTATTCTCTATTCCGGTGCCTGTGATCGGTCGATTCTTGTGTGGGAGAAAGATGGTGAATCCAGAGGTGGTAATGATGGCGGTGGACATATGGTGTTGGTGGGTGCGCTTAGGGGCCACAGCAAAGCAATATTGTGCTTGGCCGTGGTGTCGGATTTGGTGTGCAGTGGGTCGGCCGACAAAACAGTTAGGATCTGGAGGAGAGGGGTGGAGAAGAGCTATTCTTGTTTGGCTGTGTTGGAAGGGCATCGACGCCCCGTTAAGTGCTTGGCGGCGGCTGTTGATGGAAATAGCGATCCAAGTGGTTCTGATTCTTGTAGTTGTTTTCTGCTTTACAGTGGTAGCTTGGATTGTGACATTAAGGTCTGGCGAGTATGGGTTCCCTTTCTTTAA
- the LOC133867265 gene encoding metalloendoproteinase 2-MMP: protein MRFIYFFAITVCLTVSSAPISAHFLPNITSIPPWLNATRGAWDSFRNFTGCHPGEKVDGLSKLKNYLQHFGYITNSSSDFTDDFDDALRSALETYQKNFNLNATGELDERTLQQIVRPRCGVPDIVNGSTTMNSGNKTTSPSNATHFHTVSHYTFFPDTPRWPESRRDLTYAFLPDNQLSDDVKSLFSRAFERWSSVTPLTFTQTESFYGADIKIGFFVGDHGDGEPFDGVLGTLAHAFSPTSGRLHLDGSETWVVSGDVTTSSVTSAVDLESVAVHEIGHLLGLGHSSVEDAIMYPTIPSRTRRVELANDDVAGIQWLYGANPSYNGSSTPSPSTGAEERDNSNAVHMTSGPMWAMRAFLAVGFGLLLL, encoded by the coding sequence ATGAGATTCATCTACTTCTTCGCGATTACAGTGTGTCTCACGGTCTCATCCGCTCCAATCTCTGCTCACTTCCTCCCCAACATAACATCGATACCGCCGTGGTTAAATGCCACACGTGGCGCGTGGGACTCGTTCCGGAATTTCACCGGGTGCCACCCCGGCGAGAAAGTCGACGGTTTGTCCAAGCTCAAGAACTACCTGCAACACTTCGGTTACATCACCAACTCCTCGTCTGACTTCACCGACGACTTTGACGACGCTCTCAGGTCCGCGCTCGAGACCTACCAGAAGAACTTCAACCTCAATGCCACGGGCGAGCTAGACGAACGGACCCTCCAGCAGATCGTGCGGCCCAGATGCGGCGTCCCCGACATCGTCAACGGCTCGACGACCATGAATTCCGGCAACAAAACGACGTCGCCGTCGAACGCCACGCATTTCCACACCGTCTCTCACTACACCTTCTTCCCCGACACGCCGCGGTGGCCGGAGAGCCGGCGGGACCTGACCTACGCGTTCCTGCCGGACAATCAGCTCTCGGACGACGTCAAGAGCTTGTTCTCACGCGCTTTCGAACGGTGGTCCTCCGTGACGCCGCTGACCTTCACGCAGACGGAATCGTTCTACGGCGCGGATATCAAGATCGGATTCTTCGTCGGGGACCACGGCGACGGAGAGCCGTTCGACGGCGTGCTGGGGACGCTGGCCCACGCGTTCTCGCCGACTAGCGGGCGGCTCCACCTGGATGGCTCCGAGACCTGGGTGGTCTCCGGTGACGTGACCACCTCCTCAGTGACTTCGGCAGTGGACCTGGAGTCCGTGGCCGTGCACGAGATTGGGCATCTACTAGGGCTTGGACATTCATCGGTGGAGGACGCGATCATGTACCCTACGATCCCGTCGCGGACCAGGAGGGTCGAGCTGGCCAACGACGATGTCGCGGGGATTCAGTGGCTATATGGTGCAAACCCCAGTTACAATGGTTCTTCTACTCCGTCTCCGTCCACTGGCGCTGAGGAGAGGGACAATAGCAATGCTGTGCACATGACTTCGGGCCCCATGTGGGCCATGAGGGCCTTTTTGGCCGTTGGATTTGGGTTGTTGCTTTTGTAG